The genomic DNA TTTTGAGACTTCGCAGCcaatgacatacctcctccaaagggtcacacctcctgatccttcccaaacagtcccaccagctggagaccaatcattcaaacatgtgagcctaagggagccattctcattcaaaccaccacgcccagtctccaaacaaacaaacaaacaaacaggcaaacaaacaaacaaacaagcaagcaaacaagcagacACAAAAGGCAAGTTTTATGTATGAGTAGTAGTTATGAAGGTCATAATCTTGGCATATACAAGATAAGCTAGACATACTTTCTTTGGTTGTTTAAAAACCACTGTTCatcctggcggtggtggtgcacgtctttaatctcagcacttgggaggcagaggcaggcggattgatgtgagtttgaggccagcctcgtttccaaagcgagtccaggacagtcaaggctacacagagaaaccctgtctcgaaaaaacaaaaacaaacaaacaaaaagcaaaaaacccccACTGTTCAATTCTTCTTCCATTTATGATAAATGTCCAGTGGAATTTCTAGTCTGTTGGGGCCTGGTGGTAAAAGAGCGGAGAAACACAAGCCAAAGGAAGCATCTAAAGATGGCGGATGGGTGTAGATATCTTCAAGACAGTGGTCATTCAGAAGTCTTTTACAAATGGCTTAGATGATATCTGAAGGTGGGACCAGCAGAACGCTAGCACCCTGAATCTTGTGGTTTGCTAGACTCAGTAACCAAAAGATCCAATACACCAGCAGCAATACGTGGCCCAAAGCTGACCTCAGGTCACTGAACTTCCTGTCACTACCCTTAAAGAAAGGGGATGTGATTATACCGGTTGTATTAGGTGAAGAAAGGAAACCACCAAGAGGTCGCGTGTCTTACAGAATGTGTAAGACACGTGTGGCCGGTGATGTGCCCAATACTGATCATCTGGGGGTGCTGCTCATAGAATTCATCTAGGTACCCTGTATCTTGCAGCTATGGAAACTCGgctctcaaaacagaaacagagatgtTCGAGAAATATTACTGTAGACTGGAACCCAGGGACCACCGAATGCCACGGTTATCGGAATATAAAATATCAGCGGCAGAATTTTCACAGGTACACAAGGGAAGGGTGAACATGGTTTCATCCCCTGTCTGCTCTCCAGAAATGCAAATCGCATTTGCCCTCTGCCTTCGGTGTGCCTTCTTGGGCCGAATGGCCATAGGACTGCCTGCTGCACTTTCtgattctctcttcctgtctAGTTCCTTTCAAGTGAGGAACTCCTCCCCCTCAGTAGCTGACTCTTTGGGAATACTTTAGTTTATATGGAAGGATTCCAGAAGGCTTGTATAGTGGGGCAAACCTGTAATCCCTGTAAGCACGTGGGAGGCCAAGGAAGGAAAgctgttgagtttgaggtcagctcagctacataataagatcatgtctcaaaacaaacaaacaaacaaacaaacaaaaaccaagggctGGGACTGTAGCCCAGGGGTAGAATGTTTGCCTGATagacacaaagccttgggttcaaacCCTTTTGctgacagcaacaacaacaacaacaaaaaaaatccctttattGGGAAACTCAGTTTACAAggctgcacatgcctttaatcccagaactcaggaagcaaaggcaagtgaAGCTCCATGAGTTTTAGGTagccagcatggtctatgtagtgagttccaggccagccagggatacacagagacaccctgtcacaaaacagcaacagccaACAAGGGCTGTCTAGCTACATAAATGTGTGAAGCGCCCATCGGCGGGTCTGATCTCAAAGGGCCAGTCAATGTAAGTTTATTCTCTGAGgctcacacacacttactttgAGGTTCACACCTTACCTGAACCACCTTCTATGATCATTGCCTTTAAGTGCCTAGAAAGTTCACGACTTTTGTCCATTTTGCTAAACATGGTGCCCTGGATACATTGCACTTCTGTGTTCATCTGGGGGCACAGAACAATGGGCTTTCCCTGGCCTGTACCCGAGGCGTTTCTATAATTCCTTCGCAAGGGAGATGTGAACCCTAACTATCCTATCCTAAGGTCCCAACACAAACCAAAGTACAAAATCCACTACAGTTCACCCTGGGGAACCAGTGGGTTTATTGTACTTTCTTACTTAGAGAGCAGGAGTGACTGGGAAGTCTCCACCCAGCATGGATGGTGGCGTCCCAGTGGAGCCTTCTCCCCAAGTCCTCTCCAGTCTATACACTCTTGCCCCTAATACAGACCTCATACAATTAGGGCAGAATTGCCTGCAGGTGCCTGGGAGGAGTGGCCAGAAACCTGGGTGAGGCTCCAGCGTCAACAGTCCACAGACCTGATTGTGATGGACTCTCAAAGGAAGATAgcactattctctctctctctctctctctctctctctctctctccaacccccctctcacacacacacacacatcagccttttcttttctttttttgtttgtttgagacagagtttctctgtgtagccttggctgtcctggactccctttgtacaccaggctggcctcgatcttacagggatccacctgcctctgcctcctgaatgctggcattaaaggcatggagccaccaccacctggctcttttcttttaattaatttttattttatgtacattgatattTTGTCTGCATTTGTGAGAgagttggatcccctagaactggcgTTACGTATAGTTGTGagctgtgggcactgggaattgaacctgggtcctctggaagaacaaacggTGCtcctaacctttgagccatctctccaactattctctttgtttttgtttttgttttttgagacaaggtttctctgtgtagccttggctgtcctggacttgctttggagaccaagctggcctcaaactcacagcgatccacctgactctgcctcccgagtgctggcattaaaggtgtgggccaccactgcccaccttcCAACTATTCTCTTGATGGCAATAGTTCCACTGAGAGGATAGTACCTCACATTTTCACTCCCCAGTATTTCTACCCTTGAGACACATCAGATATAGTTCAACTTAGTGTCAAACATAAGCCTTGTGATATTTAGTGCAGGGCCTAAAGATGACTCTGGAAATGTCATTTCAGGGCTCACATCCAACATCTTTCCTTCACCCTGGCTCCCAGACTCCATCCAaggtggcttcttcttcttcttcttcttcttcttcttcttcttcttcttcttcttcttcttcttcttcttcttcttcagatctatttattatgtatatagtactgcatggacacctgcaaccagaaaagggcaccagatctcattatagatggttgtgagccaccatgtggttcctgggaattgaacttaggacctctggaagaacagccagtgctcttaatctctgagccatccctccagccccccaagaCACCTTCTTGTAGGTCTCAGCGTTCATTTCGATGACTCCGCCTGACTTTGACCCTGACTTGGTTTTGTCTGGATTACAGTTACGAGGTAGGCGTAAATCCAAGATCCGCACAGGCATGGACCGTTTGACAGGCCTCACTGTAGATCAAAAGCTTGACCTTGTACAGAAGGAGCTGGAAGACTCCAGAGATGAAATACGGCACATGCGGGCCAATGCGGAACGGGACCTGCAACACCATGAGGTATCCTCCTTCTCCCTGGGGTCCACCCCTCCGCCTGTAGGGTGTTCATGTCATTGCCTGTCCTTGGGAAGAGACCCAGGGGGATGAGACAAATGAAGGACTTACCTTTACAGAACTTACCaatatctgtgtgtatgcaaCAACCTTTAAACTTCCTTTAatagaaaatatcaaaaacaCTCCAGCATAAAGAATGATCATCACCAACCCCTATGTACTTGACACCAGATTTGACACTCATTGGTTAAGACCACTCTGGTTCCCCTATCCTCACTAGAATGTTAGGAAGTGAGCCTAGGCATATTGTCTTATCGTAAATATTTTATCATCTGTCTCTAAGatatgaatctttttaaaagggtAGCCTTGGGTGGgaatagatggctcagtgattaagagcacttgttgcttttgggGAAGActgggattcaattcccagcatcacatggtgtctcataaccatttataaccccagttccaggagatctgaaccTTCTGGCCTTTGAAGgctccaggcacacatgtggtatacatacatacacacaagcaaagcactcatatatacataaaaataataaaataagtataacCATTGCAAGccctcaagtttttttttcaataacttttttttttttttctgagacagggtttctctgtgtagtcttgactgtcctggacttgctttgtagaccaggctggcctcgaactcatagcgatcggcctgcctctgcctcccgagtgctgggattaaaggcgtgcactactacAGCCCAGCTGCAATAACTTTTAATAACACAGGACTTTAAGGTCTAAGTGAGTGAGTTTGGTGTATACGTGCTAGTCAGccattatataccatgtgtacaGTCATGAAGCTGACTTCTGGACCCCAGCACATCCACCCTCCTTGAGTCTAATAAAGTCAGCCTCCCAGTGAAGAAACAACTCTATTCACTTGATTCTCCATGAGATGAAGTTATTGGCTTGCCTTTGATACCCACGAGGACGATAAATAAGCATTCCTTAGCATAGGATGTGGCACAGCCTTGAAGAAGGGTGTCCttcaggaaagggaaaagaagaatatCACCAGTGAGGTGGAAGTCATGAGAAGGAAGTGACGTAGGAACAAGCTTGGCAAACTCTATATTGAGTAGTCCAGTTTGGGAATCAGGTTAAGTACAATAAGGAGACCTAAGCGCTAGGTAGAGGGTTTTTGAAACTTTTCATGTCCTAGAAAGCTGGATCCCACTGAGGATTACTGAGCAGAAAAACAACATGCTAAAAGCCGCATGTAAGGGGTCTGGTGCTCCCACGTGGGAAGACTGGAGTCTGAGGTGAAGACGCTGTTTATTGTTGACAAATCAGGAAAGACTGGACTAGCATGATTTACTGTGTGGCTTAGATGCCTTCTTATTTTATCctctaaagggggggggggagagagagagagaatgtgtgttcATGAGTCTGTGTATATGTTTCAATATTCAATGCAGTCCAtatttgtcatagaatattttaattagtgttttaaagatttatttattcttatttcataaGTGTGaatgtctgcctgtatgtgtgtctatgcatcacatgtatgtctggtgcccatgaatgccagaagagggtatcaggttccccggaactggagttaacgTAGAGTTGTGAgacagcatgtgggtgctgggaacagaacaagagtcccctgcaggagcagccggtgctctaTCTACCTCACCACCTCTCACGTCCTAttacagaacatttaaaatatacaggtAAGCTAAAGGAACATTTGAAAACACAGCGCTGCCGTCTCGGTAGAAGTAATTACTATTCACAATGGGGTTTGTCTCCTTCTGGAGTTCAGATACGTTTCTGTACACACCTAGATTTTCTTTTAAGAGCTGTCATATTCTTTCATGAAGCATACCTGTTGCTTAGCACTGTCCTGCTATGCCAATATACAGCTTTCCCTTACCTGCAGACAGCATGCTCCAAGTTGTCCCACGGAGCCCTGAAACCTTGGCTACTGACAAACCCTATACTATATTTTCCTCTACAAACATTGTAATAACTTCTAACTTATGCACTGGGCATAGTACAAGGTTAACAATAACCAACATAGAATATAGCAATTTTaacaataaacattaataaaattccAGCATCATTTCTTTTGCATTTCAGGGCccttattaagtaaaataaggaCCATCTAAACACCAACAATGAAGTCTGCCATCTCCCTACAAGTCAGTGGATAACCTAAGTGACCTCATTGACTAATGGGAGGCTACCATGTCTAACAAGATGATGAAGGATGACTTGTGTCTCAGGTGGAACAGACTTATACACAAATTAAAACCTGAATTGGTTATCTCttgaattttctgtttacttatCTTCAAATGGCTGTTCTGCAGatacagaaaatgcaaataaaggaTTTCTGTGCAAATATATTCATTTGCAGTATTTTCCTTCAAGCTACACAAAGCATATCACCTCACTCATTAATTCATCATCtctctagattttttttgtttgtttgtttttgtttttgttttttgagacagggtttctcttgtagtcttggctgtcctgtgctcactttgtagaccaagttggccttgaactcacagagatccacctgtctctgcctcccgagtgccgggatttaAGGCAGGAGCCACCGTGCCGAGTTCATCTCTCTAGATTTAAGTGTGATTGCTACTTTGCATTGCATTAGCTCAAGTTTTGGTGGTATTgtgttattttgaaacagggtctcactttgtagcccaagctaggCTTGAACTCATGGCAGTTTCTCTGCCTCATCCcctcaagtgcttggattataggcatgtaccaccacacccagattttccATATTATTTGTCTTGACCTTTAATAGACAAATAATATTCCCAATATGCAAATAGTGATTGATAACTGgacttggttttgttggtttgccAGCTCTCATGGAGCTggcactttgtttgttttgttctttgtgttttttgagccagggtttctctaatgtatctctggctgtcctagaactcactttgtagatcgggctggtcttgaacttagacatctgcctgcctctgtctcccaaattctgtaattaaaggtgtggggtaccaccacccagcatacatgttttttttttttaaatagtagttATTATATAATCAGGCTTGCACTAAAAGCTATCTTTTTTAAGCCTAAGAAGAAACATTGGCCTTGAGACAGAAGGCAGTGAGGACACAGGTGCTCTTGGAAGATGTGCTGTTGAAGCTGAAACTCTGGCCTCCCTCGTTCTGACCCTTCTAGGCTATCATCGAGGAAGCTGATATTCGGTTGTCTGAAATTCAGAGAGCGGTGCATGACTTTGAAAAAGATATTGTGAAAACTATatccaagaagaaaggaagcatttTGGCTACTCAGAAAGTGATGAAATACATCGAGGATATGAACCGCCGGAAGGTGAGTTACTGGCAGTTAGAGCTTGAGCTTGaagaatcaatttttttttttaaagatttttttttttttcgagacagacagggtttctctgtgttatcttggctgtcctggactcgatttgtagaccaggctggcctcgaactcacagcaatccgcctgcctctacctcctgagtgctgggattaaaggcgtgcaccactacgcaaGAATCAATTCTTAaaccgggcttggtggtgcacgcctttaatcccagaactcaggagcctgacagaggcagacggatctctgtgaggtccaggccagcttgatctacatagtgagttccaggacagccaggaatatgtagagaccttgtctgaaaaaaaaaaaaaaaaaaaaaagaaagaaaggggagggggcaccgggaggaaggaaggtaggaaaagaaaatagggtCCAGGGTCAGGGGAGTGGGGagaatcaattcttttttttttttttctttttcttttcaattcatctttatttttgagaatcaATTCTTAAACCTTTTTCATCTCCTTCCTGTAAGGAGATGGACTCACACTGACATGAAAGATGGAGGGGAACTGTGTGAAGAGCATATGCTTTCAACTGCATGTAGTGTCATGTAGTATGTTAATTAAGCATGTCAACctgtgccaagaagagacttgataccctatgagcatatacagggggaggtaatccccctcaggaacagtcataggggaggggaataatgggaaaatggggcgggggagggaagaatgggaggatacaagggatgggataaacattgagatgtaacaagaataaattaataaaaaaattaaaaaaaaaaagcatgtcaaCCTAGGGTCAGTTGAGCAGggctcttaattattttttttaagatttatttatttattttatgtatatgagttctatctgcacatatacctgcaggccaggagagggcatcaggtcataTTATAGATAATTAtgggctaccatgtggttgctgggaattgaactcagaacctatgggagagcagccagtgctcttaaccactgagccatctctccaggccaaggagTCTTAATCCTAACACACTATGAAAGATAGAAAGTTTGCAGCCTACTATCGGAACAAAAGGCCAACGAATCCCAAGAGTGTATTGTCAGTAAAGGCCCTAGTAGTAGCACCAACACCCTAGTCATGCCAAGTGCTGAAGTGCTGTAGAACTCTGACCAACCTCTGCATCTCGGATTCCAGGGAAATGCCATCTTAACAGCAGTTTGGGCAGAATTAAGATGGCTGGAAAGAAATGACTGAATGCTAATGCTCAAGGTCTGCTTTGTAGTACTGATTTACTGTTCAGATCAACAGGGGAAAAGATGAGTAATTgattaaaatgtgcttttttttttttttaaggatagtATGAAGGATAAATTATGTTTGAAAAATGTTTCTCTCAAAGTTCAGAAGAAAAAGATGCTTTTACAATTGAGGCAGGTAcgtggtctttctttctttctttcttttaaaaaaggtaaTCTGCTGGCTGCGGTGGTacacccctgtaatctcagcactcgggaggctgaggcaggcagatcactgtgagtttgaggccagcgtagtctacgaagcaagtccaggacagcctaagctacacagagaaaccctgtctcaaaaacaaacaaacaaaaaacaaaaacaaaaaaccaataaataaataaaaaggtaatctaagtgtcttagttagggttttattgctttgGAGcgataccatgaccatggcaactcttatagaggAAGTCACTTAAGTGGGGCcagttacagtttcagaggtttggtccactATCATCATGTTGGAAAGCATGGCAACACACAGgccagcatggtgctggagaaggagctgagagttctacgtctgatcagcagaaggagactgtatgggagcatatgagacctcaaagcccacctctgcagtgacacactttctccagcaagaccatgcctcctaatagtgccactcgccatgggccaagcattcaagcattcaaacacatgagtctgtgcgGGCCATGCTTATTCAAGCCCCTGACAATGATTCCTGTCCTAGTCACTGGAATCTTTGAAcaggtgttttttgtttctttggttggtttttgtcttttttgtttgtttgtttgtttttacaaagtaGAACTTCGCAGTTATTAATTTATGGGTCTTGAGATGGGAGATGTTTTAGTTtcgtttctgttactgtgataaaatatcttgagAAAAAGCATCTTAGGGTGGGAAGGACATTTTTTCAGCGTATAGTTGCAGGTTATGGTCCATCACCACGGGAAGCCAAGGCGGCAGGTACTTCAAGCAACTGGTCACATCCCATCCAGATTTCTCTTCTCTAGTcaagagcagaagaaaaaaatgactacaCACATGCTTGCTTCCTTGTTTGTGCTCAGCTGCATTTCTGCACTCAATACAGTTCAGGACCCTTTGCCTAGGGGATGAtgctacccacaatgggcttggtCTCCCCACATGTTAAGCCTAATTAAGACTCCTCCACTGGCCACCCCAATGTAGGCAAACCCTTGTTGAGATGCTGGGTGATTTTAGGTTGTGTCAACTGGACAATTAAAGctgacccacacagtagaagatCTTGGATTACCCGGCTGCACCAAACATAACTTCCCTCCtatgagagaaagggaagagggagagaggaaatatAACAAGCAGAAGTCAAAGTGATGATAATTGTGATTGTGAACCCACTCAATCTCCAGAATGAGAAACGAATACACCTGTGTGCGTTTAAGCCACTGGGTTTGTAGCAGTTTGTTGCTGCGGCCAGAAGAAACCAGTATGGCTTCTGGGCAGGCACATTTAAGGTTTTCTATAAACAAAATTAGCTTGAGATTCCTACGACACATATGGCTTTTTGAGGAATGTGGCCAAGTGGCATCATTACACTGTGCAGTGGTGTTTCAACAGTTGACTTCAAGGGCTCCCAATTAAAGGCAGGAGGGCTGATGTGGCCCAAGGATTCTGGAATATTGTCTATAGCTCCATCATTTCCTTGCCCAATGTTTTTATCATTATATCAAATGTGGCCACTGATGGCATGGGCCTCAGAGGTAGCTGTGAACAGTAACGTGGGACTGGGCAGACAATGTTCATGTCAGGCAACTATTGCTTGGTCGACTCAGGATCCAGAAAGACCTTGACAAGCTGGAGCAGCCCTAAGGGGACTAAGGAGAAGTGCAAGACTCCCCAAAATACCTGCCGAGGCACAGGCATAGAAAAGTCTATGACAATCAGTTCAGCAggggcccaggctgtcctagaaacacaaaacagagcAAGAGGGACCGGCTCTGCTCTGTCCTTCTCCAGGCAGCCCTGCCAACGTGAACTCCACATTCGAAAGTAGCACTGTGGTGAGggcaagaggagggagggtggctgtCTGTGCTTAAGGCTTCTGTGGAAAGGAATAGGCAGGGAGGGCTAGGAGAAGGAAGGCTGCCCAGGGGCTGCGTGCAGATGACAAGCTCCTGgtctccagggctttgtgcaggcTTAGGCATCATGCCGAGGGGCTTGAAGCGAGGAGTATGCGGATATGCCATTGCTGCACGGATGTGAGCCCTATCGCTAAGCTCACAGGCTAATGGGGTGTAGTGTCCTGAGAAGAGGGCAGGCTCAACTCTGTATAAAGGGAATAAAGGTACGAGGGCCTAGAGTTATACTACTAGGGGATCAGTGAAGTCCTGGGTTGCCCTGAGTGCCGAAAACAAACTATGCACTATTGCTGAGTGAATGGTCTCTGGATTTAAGGAAATTGTGGCATTTGGGAGAGAGTAGCAACTCCACAAACAAGAGGGCCTGGGCCTGGCCAGGAAGTGGGGCACAGTTTGGAGAGGGACCTCAGATACTAACAAACCTACAAAAATGTAGACTCGAAGAAGGGGAACATCCGGGCAACCTTCTGTGGGTTTCCAGCTTTGAAAGTTGAGTGTATTTGTTTGCTTCTGAGACTGCCTTGCCACATATAGCCCGCTATGATTTCAATcccacagttctcctgcctcagcctcccaagtgctgggattataagcttgTGCCACCTAGCCCAGATTAAAAATCACtttcagccaagtgtggtggcgcacccctataatctcagcactcgggaggctgaggcaggcagatctctgtgagtttgaggccggcctggcctacaaagtgagtccaggacagccagggctacacagagaaaccctgtcttgaaaaataactttcaaatGGCCTGCTTTTTAGACTGGTTTTATAATTCTCTTGACCTACCACTTTCTCTGTGGGTGGTCTCCTCTGGCCTGGCCCTAGGGCTCTATGTGCCTCTGTTCCTCCCTTTTGCATTATATTGCTTAGGTGCCATCCTTGGcttttctgtgaagccttgaaTATGTCCCTTGAGGCCCAGAGGCACCATGTTACATAAATAGCCAGCCCCAGTGCCTACTGCCATGCCAAGGCCCAGGACGTTTGCACACTATAGTGTCAGACCTCCAACATTCCACCAAATTGCAAGGTGGGGAGCATAAGCTAACGGTCAGCCCCTGACCTTGCCTCTGTTCTCTCTGAACcacagaaggaggaggtgggCGAGGCCCTGCACGACGTGGTCTTTCAGCAGTTGAAAATCGAGAACGCTCAGTTTCTAGAGACGATTGAAATGAGGAATAAAGAACTGATCCAGCTGAAGCTAGCCTCTGGGAACACCCTGCAGGTTCTCAACTCCTACAAAGTAAGCCCCTCCCTCCTACAAAGTaagcccctccccaaccccacccccaccccgggccaGGCACCCAGCTAGGCCTCAGCTTCCTCCAGCCACCTGCCCCATTTCGGGGAGGTCTCTGTGAACCTCAGCAGGTCACCCAGCCTGCGGGGCGTCTCCTGCTAGCCCCTGACTTCTTTTGACTTGGCAAAGCCTAGTGTCTTAAACATCCCCCAGAATGTTTTCACAATCCTAGCTGTGCATGAGGCCCAGCGGGGAGCTTTTTCCTCTTGAACACATATGTCTCTGCTCTAGTCCCACCCTGGCTGATTGAATTTAGGGGGTGAGGACCACGGATCTGACTTTGTTTTGAATTCCCCGGGTGATTTTTACGCACAGTGTTTGAAAGTGAACTACATTAGGGGCCCGTTTAATTGAGGTATTTATTCGGCACTTCGCTTAAAACTCTGCAAAGAAAAACAGTCTCGGCCATAAATCAGAAAACTACTAAATTATTTAACATCCGAATGCAATACtttggggagagaaaagaggcactATTAATCATTAAGCAGGGACTAGGGGCATAAACAGGGCCTATCCTCAGCACAGAGGTTCACAGAGACTTCCCTGAGGTGGGGCAGGTGGCTGTAGGAAGCCTAGCTGGGTGCCTAGCCTCAGCAGACCAAAGCCGTCTGGTCACCCTGTGAGTGGTGAAGCACTGCGGCGGCCAGCAAGATGAgggtgagtgtgttgtgtgtgtcccCGCTGCCACTTGTGAGCTAAGAATGGCTTTCGCTGAGAAGCACACGCATGTAATTGAATGATGGGGAACACTGCCAAACCAACTCAGAAAAACTGACCTGTCTTCTAGAAAgtctacacaccacacacacacacacacacacacacacacacacacccctatagaTAAACATCGTCttattgtgtacatatataaacaatacATATATACCATGTCCTACTattttagtgtgcatgtgtgtgcttgtggacGAGTATGCCTTGGCATACATGTGGAGATGAGAGAACAGCGTACAAGAGTCAGCTCTCTCTACCATGCAAGTCGCAGAGATCAAACTCAGCATGGTAGACAGGTTACCCGCTAAGCCACCTCACCAGCGGTGTTTGAAAGTACTACACCCAGCTGTTCTGCTTTTACTTTCAACAGTAAAACGTTTGGGGCCTTTTCCCTCGTTAGCATAAGTAATTACTTAGTGCGTAAAATTTTGCCTCTGGTCCTGCAAGGCTGAAAGAGTTTACTATCCGGTCCTGCACAGA from Acomys russatus chromosome 26, mAcoRus1.1, whole genome shotgun sequence includes the following:
- the Ccdc113 gene encoding coiled-coil domain-containing protein 113; protein product: MTEEDTESVATESQTEEDGELPVIQLCGLVEELSYGNSALKTETEMFEKYYCRLEPRDHRMPRLSEYKISAAEFSQLRGRRKSKIRTGMDRLTGLTVDQKLDLVQKELEDSRDEIRHMRANAERDLQHHEAIIEEADIRLSEIQRAVHDFEKDIVKTISKKKGSILATQKVMKYIEDMNRRKDSMKDKLCLKNVSLKVQKKKMLLQLRQKEEVGEALHDVVFQQLKIENAQFLETIEMRNKELIQLKLASGNTLQVLNSYKNKLHRAMEIYNSLDKEIMMRNDLLGKIERETIQVEEDRAKAYALNKKLRKQLAEFRAPQVMMYVKEKIMNRTLEKTIKMWERKVEIAEMSLKGYRKAWNKMKTSDEELQTI